From the genome of Candidatus Eremiobacteraceae bacterium, one region includes:
- a CDS encoding ABC transporter permease has product MNPLTAIVGRNARLVFWRNFLAWQKYAVSSVAINIIDPFIYFLAIGLGLGAYVTLTGHGTLMQFIAPGMLGMAVMNAGTFDSCWGCFERLNFNGVYESMVTAPVDPLEIAAGEYLWQAFRAVLYGTLFLAAVAAFGLIHSWWVLACPLVFALGGMAFAVPGFYVAMIVAIQEHLFFYFSFVVTPMLMVGGVFFPLDRMPAWVAAIGWCTPLYHAVAACRQLLIGAPTVQTGIDIAWLVAFTLAMMYVPRRVLRRKLGN; this is encoded by the coding sequence GTGAATCCGCTCACCGCGATCGTCGGGCGCAACGCTCGGCTCGTCTTCTGGCGCAATTTCCTCGCGTGGCAGAAGTACGCGGTGTCGAGCGTCGCGATCAACATAATCGACCCGTTCATATACTTCCTGGCGATCGGTCTCGGACTTGGCGCGTACGTGACGCTCACCGGCCACGGCACGCTCATGCAGTTCATCGCTCCGGGAATGCTCGGCATGGCGGTCATGAACGCCGGTACGTTCGACTCGTGCTGGGGCTGCTTCGAGCGCCTCAACTTCAACGGCGTCTACGAGTCGATGGTGACGGCGCCGGTCGATCCGCTCGAGATCGCGGCGGGCGAATATCTCTGGCAGGCGTTCCGTGCGGTGCTCTACGGCACGCTCTTCCTCGCAGCGGTCGCTGCGTTCGGTCTCATCCACTCGTGGTGGGTGCTCGCGTGCCCGCTCGTCTTCGCGCTCGGCGGCATGGCGTTCGCCGTGCCCGGCTTCTACGTCGCGATGATCGTCGCGATCCAAGAGCATCTGTTCTTCTATTTCTCGTTCGTCGTGACGCCGATGCTCATGGTCGGCGGCGTGTTCTTCCCGCTCGATCGGATGCCGGCGTGGGTCGCGGCCATCGGGTGGTGCACGCCGCTCTATCACGCGGTCGCCGCGTGCCGCCAGCTGCTCATCGGCGCGCCGACGGTCCAAACGGGAATCGACATCGCATGGCTCGTCGCATTCACGCTTGCGATGATGTACGTCCCCCGCCGCGTCCTGCGGCGCAAGCTCGGGAACTAG
- a CDS encoding flagellar biosynthesis anti-sigma factor FlgM has translation MKISSQQVKAALAAYVDGKAKHSQPSPGERAVGEGEARNPELEHHLANLPEERDTIVHELRRKIRRGRYFVSSRDIVSALLGRLAADLLNEE, from the coding sequence ATGAAGATCTCCTCGCAGCAAGTGAAAGCCGCGCTGGCCGCTTACGTCGACGGCAAGGCGAAGCATTCGCAGCCCAGCCCCGGCGAACGTGCGGTCGGTGAGGGTGAGGCGCGGAATCCCGAGTTGGAGCATCATCTCGCGAATCTCCCGGAAGAACGCGACACGATCGTGCACGAGCTGAGGAGGAAGATCCGACGCGGCCGCTACTTCGTCTCGAGCCGGGACATCGTGAGCGCGCTCCTGGGAAGACTCGCCGCGGACCTGCTCAACGAAGAATGA
- the uppS gene encoding polyprenyl diphosphate synthase: protein MSARDRRLTTATALDPARMPRHVAVIMDGNRRWARERRLPAIEGHRRGVLALRELVRGCSDLGIGMVTVYAFSTENWKREALEISLLLDLLVQFAKSEEAELNRNGVRVRGIGRIDGLPAHQRGAIEELERRTSANERLTLNIAINYSARAELADAARAIAARVRDGSISPDDIDESTVAQHLYTAPAPDPDILIRTGGELRLSNFLLWQLAYTEIWVTQRYWPDFGRDDLVAAVIAYQRRARRFGGS from the coding sequence ATGAGCGCGCGCGATCGCCGGCTGACGACCGCGACCGCGCTCGACCCCGCGCGGATGCCGCGCCACGTGGCGGTCATCATGGACGGCAATCGGCGCTGGGCGCGCGAACGGCGGTTGCCGGCGATCGAGGGCCATCGCCGCGGCGTGCTCGCGTTGCGCGAGCTCGTGCGCGGCTGCTCCGATCTCGGAATCGGCATGGTCACCGTCTACGCCTTCTCGACCGAGAACTGGAAGCGCGAGGCGCTCGAGATCTCGCTTCTGCTCGACCTGCTCGTGCAGTTCGCGAAGTCGGAAGAAGCCGAACTCAACCGCAACGGCGTGCGCGTGCGCGGCATCGGACGCATCGACGGACTGCCCGCGCATCAGCGCGGCGCGATCGAGGAGCTCGAGCGGCGCACGAGCGCGAACGAGCGGCTGACGCTGAACATCGCGATCAACTACAGCGCGCGTGCCGAGCTGGCCGACGCCGCGCGCGCCATCGCGGCCCGTGTTCGCGACGGATCGATATCGCCCGACGACATCGACGAATCGACGGTGGCGCAGCATCTATACACCGCGCCGGCGCCGGATCCCGACATCTTGATCCGGACCGGCGGCGAACTGCGGTTGTCGAACTTTCTCCTCTGGCAGCTCGCCTACACCGAGATCTGGGTGACGCAGCGGTATTGGCCGGACTTCGGTCGCGACGATCTCGTCGCCGCGGTCATCGCGTACCAGCGCCGCGCGCGTCGCTTCGGTGGATCGTGA
- a CDS encoding AAA family ATPase, translating into MDTADPSYYYETIACANGRRRLAECMISGRGLAAVIGPIGVGKTTLCNAVQQDVLGVPTCQAGLILDPTFDDEAAFVSAIGTSLGLELPDPPERGGVHALKDRLKHALFASLRNGTQYVLFIDEAQLLPEPQLETLRSLLNYQVDERKLLAVALSGQPELARHLARHAGLTDRIALWLELEPLAESEAAALLDHRLRVAGFSGARSPFSPETASAAWRLARGLPRRLTSIARGAMEVASERGSSEVSVADVVAARRRVPPEAMPESASGAQEMTDTGRAKARPLQSQRRWPWMWFAR; encoded by the coding sequence ATGGACACGGCCGACCCCTCGTACTACTACGAGACGATCGCGTGCGCGAACGGGCGACGCCGCCTCGCCGAATGCATGATATCCGGCCGCGGTCTTGCGGCCGTCATCGGACCGATAGGCGTCGGCAAGACGACGCTCTGCAACGCGGTCCAGCAAGACGTGCTCGGCGTGCCGACGTGTCAAGCCGGGCTCATCCTCGACCCGACCTTCGACGACGAAGCAGCTTTCGTCAGCGCGATCGGCACCTCGCTCGGTCTCGAGCTTCCCGATCCGCCCGAACGCGGCGGTGTACACGCTCTCAAGGATCGCCTCAAGCATGCGCTCTTCGCTTCGCTCCGAAACGGCACGCAGTACGTGCTATTCATCGACGAAGCCCAGCTTTTGCCCGAACCCCAGCTCGAGACGCTCCGGTCGCTGCTCAACTATCAGGTCGACGAGCGCAAACTGCTCGCCGTCGCCCTTTCAGGTCAACCCGAGCTTGCGCGGCATCTCGCACGTCATGCGGGTCTCACCGATCGCATCGCGCTGTGGCTCGAGCTCGAGCCGCTCGCGGAGAGCGAAGCTGCGGCGCTTCTCGATCATCGTCTGCGGGTCGCCGGCTTCTCCGGCGCGCGCTCGCCGTTCTCTCCCGAGACCGCATCTGCGGCATGGCGGCTCGCTCGCGGCTTGCCGCGACGCCTGACTTCAATCGCTCGCGGCGCGATGGAGGTCGCCTCGGAACGAGGATCGAGCGAAGTCAGCGTCGCCGACGTCGTAGCGGCGAGACGGCGCGTGCCGCCCGAAGCGATGCCTGAGTCCGCCTCGGGTGCTCAAGAGATGACCGACACCGGTCGAGCTAAAGCTCGACCGCTACAAAGTCAGCGCCGCTGGCCGTGGATGTGGTTCGCGCGATGA
- the csrA gene encoding carbon storage regulator CsrA: MLVLTRKLNQEIVIGDEIRITIVAVGGDQVKLGITAPRSVPVHRLEVYQERQNDARALEKVVPA; the protein is encoded by the coding sequence ATGCTCGTTTTGACCCGTAAGTTGAATCAAGAGATCGTCATCGGCGACGAGATCAGGATAACGATCGTCGCCGTGGGCGGCGATCAGGTCAAGTTGGGTATCACCGCGCCGCGCTCGGTGCCGGTCCACCGTCTCGAAGTCTACCAAGAGCGTCAGAACGACGCCCGCGCGCTCGAAAAAGTCGTTCCAGCGTAG
- a CDS encoding aminotransferase class V-fold PLP-dependent enzyme: protein MSTSSIGRLAHPSPPLDPGVFPITRRWAYCDHASVGPLPQPTRDAVVAALDAQTGDGCAGILDIESRLEAVRSAVAEAIGTTADEIAFMRSTSDGALVVANGLDWRDGDEVILSDNEFGANAYPWLNLHDVGVRPVLVRAPGQRLTVETLERLVTDRTRVVTVSYVGFSDGYRHDLAALGAWCKAKGIIFAVDAIQGFGHLPLDVAACDIDVCYFGVAKWLLSPQGLSVVYVRRELAERLRPALCSWRSVKEPMRFLDYAQPLLPGARRFDGATVNYPAAIGFGESLRLITDAGLPNIEAHVLRLGDRFIAGVWSLGLPIVGDVEPAVRSGIVVAGRGRNSVEELQRRARAASVQVTIRDTGVRFAPHGYNTDEDVDRVLSILD from the coding sequence ATGTCTACATCCTCAATCGGACGGCTGGCGCATCCGTCGCCGCCGCTCGATCCCGGTGTGTTTCCGATCACCAGGCGATGGGCGTACTGCGACCACGCCTCGGTCGGCCCCTTGCCCCAGCCGACGCGCGACGCGGTGGTGGCAGCGCTCGACGCCCAGACGGGCGACGGCTGCGCCGGCATACTCGACATAGAATCGCGCCTCGAGGCGGTGCGATCCGCGGTCGCCGAGGCGATCGGTACGACGGCGGATGAGATCGCCTTCATGCGCTCGACCTCGGACGGAGCGCTTGTCGTCGCGAACGGGCTCGACTGGCGCGATGGCGATGAGGTCATCCTGAGCGATAACGAATTCGGCGCAAACGCGTATCCGTGGCTCAACTTGCACGATGTCGGCGTGCGTCCCGTGCTCGTCCGCGCCCCCGGACAGCGGCTCACGGTCGAAACGCTCGAGCGTCTCGTCACGGATCGCACGCGCGTCGTGACCGTGTCCTACGTCGGCTTCTCGGACGGATATCGGCACGATCTTGCGGCGCTCGGCGCGTGGTGCAAAGCTAAAGGCATCATCTTCGCGGTCGACGCGATCCAAGGTTTCGGTCATCTGCCGCTCGACGTCGCGGCGTGCGACATCGACGTCTGTTATTTCGGCGTCGCGAAGTGGCTGCTGTCGCCGCAAGGACTTTCGGTCGTCTACGTCCGGCGTGAGCTCGCCGAGCGGCTACGGCCTGCATTGTGCTCTTGGCGTTCGGTCAAAGAGCCGATGCGTTTTTTGGACTATGCGCAGCCGTTGCTCCCCGGTGCGCGACGGTTCGACGGAGCGACTGTCAACTATCCCGCGGCGATCGGCTTTGGCGAAAGCTTGCGCCTCATAACCGATGCAGGTCTGCCGAACATAGAAGCGCACGTGCTTCGGCTCGGCGATCGCTTCATCGCAGGCGTATGGAGCCTCGGTCTGCCGATCGTCGGCGACGTCGAGCCCGCGGTTCGTTCCGGCATCGTCGTCGCCGGCCGGGGGCGCAACTCGGTCGAAGAGCTGCAACGCCGCGCGAGAGCAGCGAGCGTTCAAGTGACGATCCGCGACACCGGTGTTCGATTCGCACCCCACGGCTACAATACCGATGAGGACGTGGATCGCGTGCTGTCGATCCTGGACTAA
- the rpsB gene encoding 30S ribosomal protein S2, which translates to MSVSHSIISMKQLLEAGVHFGHQTRRWNPKMAKYIFQERNGIYIIDLQKTVIKLREVYAAVTAMSRQGKIFLFVGTKKQAQEAVREEAERCGMYFVNQRWLGGTLTNFQTMQKRIARLRELERQRDTGMLEILPKKEVSKLTDELDRLERFLGGIKDMPRVPDALFIVDPRKERIAVLEARKLHIPIIAVIDTNCDPDEIDYAIPGNDDAIRAVKLMAGKIADAIVEGRTESESASDASEEPDTKPSVPEPAVAAPSA; encoded by the coding sequence ATGTCCGTCTCTCACTCCATCATTTCCATGAAGCAGTTGCTCGAAGCCGGCGTGCATTTCGGGCACCAGACCCGCCGTTGGAATCCGAAGATGGCCAAGTACATCTTCCAGGAACGCAACGGCATCTACATCATCGATCTCCAGAAGACGGTGATCAAGCTGCGTGAGGTCTACGCGGCCGTGACCGCCATGTCGCGGCAAGGCAAGATCTTCCTCTTCGTCGGCACGAAGAAGCAAGCGCAAGAAGCGGTCCGCGAAGAGGCCGAGCGCTGCGGCATGTATTTCGTCAACCAGCGCTGGCTCGGCGGCACGCTGACGAATTTCCAAACCATGCAGAAGCGGATCGCGCGGCTGCGCGAGCTCGAGCGCCAGCGCGACACCGGCATGCTCGAGATCCTGCCGAAGAAAGAGGTCAGCAAGCTGACCGACGAGCTCGATCGGCTCGAGCGCTTTCTCGGGGGCATCAAAGACATGCCGCGAGTTCCGGATGCGCTGTTCATCGTCGATCCGCGCAAGGAACGCATCGCCGTGCTCGAAGCGCGCAAGCTGCACATCCCCATCATCGCCGTCATCGACACGAACTGCGATCCCGACGAGATCGATTACGCGATACCCGGCAACGACGACGCGATCCGCGCCGTGAAGCTCATGGCCGGAAAGATCGCCGACGCGATCGTCGAGGGCCGGACGGAGAGCGAATCGGCGAGCGACGCATCGGAAGAGCCCGACACGAAGCCGTCCGTGCCGGAGCCCGCGGTCGCGGCGCCGTCGGCCTGA
- a CDS encoding fatty acid--CoA ligase, whose amino-acid sequence MKTPLAVTQCLDRARSIYGASLGVVCGGTRLTYGEVAARVDRLSAGLTALGVKGGDVVACLSFNCHRLLELYYAVPQMGAILLPINIRLTPDDFAFIIEDSGATTVVIDRALIGLFASVRSRLAHVERVILMGGDAKTQDAIDGDDYEMLVDDGAETFERPALDEDAVAELFYTSGTTSRPKGVMLTHRNLYMHAMSVLAALHPTDADVQLHSIPLFHVNGWGTPHTITFVGGRHVMVPRFDPEVILATIERERVTQMLLVPTMAVALLNSPSAKTRDLSSMRRIKVGGAAAPPSLIAALDAWLPGCTITCGYGLTETTPVLTVAGLKAGLEGDPTRSVLLRSTAGVPIPGVEVEIIDESGQPLPHDGVAVGEICARGNSIMAGYWKQPEETALAFAGGWFHTGDVGAIDPNGYVYIVDRKKDIIITGGENVASLEIENALYTHPSVLECAVIALPDPLWGEVPAALVVLKANASADEPGLIAHCKSTLAGFKVPKRVRFVESLPKGGTGKILKRQLRDEYIRELSGAT is encoded by the coding sequence GTGAAAACGCCGCTCGCCGTCACGCAATGCCTCGATCGCGCGCGGTCGATCTACGGCGCGTCGCTCGGCGTCGTGTGCGGCGGCACGCGACTTACCTACGGCGAGGTCGCCGCGCGAGTCGATCGGCTCTCCGCCGGCTTGACGGCGCTCGGCGTCAAGGGCGGCGATGTCGTCGCATGTCTCTCGTTCAACTGCCACCGGCTGCTCGAGCTCTACTATGCGGTGCCGCAGATGGGCGCGATACTTCTGCCGATCAACATCCGGCTCACGCCGGACGATTTCGCGTTCATCATAGAAGACTCCGGCGCCACGACGGTCGTCATCGATCGCGCGCTCATCGGCCTCTTCGCTTCGGTCCGCTCGCGACTCGCGCATGTCGAACGTGTCATCCTCATGGGCGGCGACGCGAAGACGCAAGACGCCATCGACGGCGACGACTACGAGATGCTCGTCGACGATGGCGCCGAGACGTTCGAACGGCCGGCGCTCGACGAAGACGCCGTCGCCGAGCTGTTCTACACGAGCGGCACGACTTCACGGCCTAAAGGCGTCATGCTGACGCACCGCAATCTCTACATGCACGCGATGTCGGTGCTCGCTGCGCTCCATCCGACGGACGCCGACGTGCAGCTCCACTCGATCCCGCTTTTCCACGTCAACGGCTGGGGCACACCCCACACGATAACGTTCGTCGGCGGCCGGCACGTCATGGTGCCGCGTTTCGACCCCGAGGTCATCCTCGCGACGATCGAGCGCGAACGCGTCACGCAGATGCTCCTCGTGCCGACGATGGCCGTCGCGCTTCTCAATTCGCCGTCAGCGAAAACGCGCGATCTGTCCTCGATGCGCCGCATCAAGGTCGGCGGCGCCGCCGCTCCGCCGAGCCTCATCGCCGCGCTCGACGCGTGGCTGCCGGGCTGCACGATCACGTGCGGCTACGGCCTCACCGAGACGACGCCCGTACTCACGGTCGCCGGGCTCAAAGCAGGGCTCGAAGGTGACCCGACCCGTTCGGTATTGCTGCGGTCGACGGCGGGCGTCCCCATCCCCGGCGTCGAGGTCGAGATCATCGACGAGAGCGGGCAGCCGCTTCCGCACGACGGCGTCGCGGTCGGCGAGATATGCGCGCGCGGAAATTCCATCATGGCGGGATATTGGAAGCAGCCGGAGGAGACCGCGCTCGCCTTTGCTGGCGGGTGGTTTCACACCGGCGACGTCGGCGCCATCGATCCGAACGGCTACGTCTATATCGTCGACCGGAAGAAAGACATCATCATCACGGGCGGCGAGAACGTCGCGTCGCTCGAGATCGAGAACGCGCTGTACACCCACCCGAGCGTCCTCGAGTGCGCGGTCATCGCATTGCCCGATCCGCTGTGGGGCGAAGTGCCTGCGGCACTCGTCGTGCTCAAGGCGAACGCGAGCGCGGACGAACCCGGGCTCATCGCCCACTGCAAGTCGACGCTCGCCGGCTTCAAGGTCCCGAAGCGCGTGCGCTTCGTCGAGTCGCTGCCCAAGGGCGGCACCGGCAAGATCCTCAAGCGCCAGCTTCGCGACGAGTACATCCGCGAGCTGTCCGGCGCGACCTAG
- the pyrH gene encoding UMP kinase: MSSNGAGSQPKYKRVLLKLSGEAFAGSGTDSIDSATLDLIAEQVKEVVLAGVQAAIVVGGGNIWRGRAARSTMDRASADYMGMLATVINALALQDALEGAGVVTRVLSAISMHQVAEPYIRRRAIRHLEKGRVVIFAAGTGNPYFTTDTAAALRAVEIGADAILKATQVDGVYSADPKKDPKAVRFESLEYLDVLQRGLEVMDNTALTLCMDNGLPIIVFELSQRGNIKKAIWGEPIGTVVGRSSSGVTPAL, from the coding sequence GTGTCGAGCAACGGGGCCGGTAGCCAACCCAAATACAAGCGGGTCCTGCTGAAGCTCAGCGGGGAGGCCTTCGCCGGCTCCGGCACCGACTCGATCGACAGCGCGACGCTCGATCTCATAGCAGAACAAGTCAAGGAAGTCGTGCTCGCGGGCGTTCAGGCGGCGATCGTCGTCGGCGGTGGGAACATCTGGCGCGGTCGCGCCGCTCGCTCGACGATGGATCGCGCGAGCGCCGATTACATGGGCATGCTCGCGACCGTCATCAACGCGCTCGCGCTGCAAGACGCGCTCGAGGGCGCCGGGGTCGTCACGCGGGTGCTCTCGGCGATTTCGATGCACCAAGTCGCCGAGCCGTACATCCGCCGCCGAGCGATCCGTCATCTCGAAAAGGGGCGCGTCGTCATCTTCGCGGCCGGCACCGGCAATCCGTACTTCACGACCGATACGGCCGCCGCGCTGCGCGCGGTCGAGATCGGCGCCGACGCGATCCTCAAGGCGACTCAGGTCGACGGCGTCTACAGCGCGGATCCGAAGAAGGATCCAAAGGCGGTCCGCTTCGAGTCGCTCGAATACCTCGACGTCCTTCAGCGCGGCCTCGAGGTCATGGATAACACGGCGTTGACGCTCTGCATGGACAACGGCCTGCCGATCATCGTCTTCGAGCTGTCGCAGCGCGGCAACATCAAGAAGGCGATCTGGGGCGAACCGATAGGCACGGTCGTCGGGAGGTCATCAAGCGGTGTTACCCCAGCTCTATAA
- a CDS encoding elongation factor Ts, with product MVDVYKPDAAAIKALREATNAPVMDCRRALAESGGDFERAKKLLAVEGQKKAEKKSDREVREGFIGHYIHQGGKMGVLVELACETDFVAKNEQFQRLAHDLAVHICASRPLYVSRDDVPAAVVEAKKGEFDGKVEKFFEEAVLLDQPYVRDDSKSVADLITSAVGVLGENIKIRRFARFDIGES from the coding sequence ATGGTTGATGTCTACAAGCCCGATGCGGCCGCGATCAAAGCGCTTCGCGAGGCGACGAACGCGCCGGTCATGGATTGCCGGCGCGCGCTGGCCGAATCCGGCGGCGACTTCGAGCGTGCGAAAAAACTGCTCGCCGTCGAAGGTCAGAAAAAAGCCGAGAAAAAGTCCGACCGCGAAGTGCGCGAGGGCTTCATCGGCCATTACATCCATCAGGGCGGCAAGATGGGCGTTCTCGTCGAGCTCGCTTGCGAGACCGATTTCGTCGCGAAGAACGAGCAGTTCCAACGGCTCGCTCACGATCTCGCCGTCCACATCTGCGCATCGAGGCCGCTCTACGTGAGCCGCGACGACGTCCCCGCCGCGGTGGTCGAAGCGAAGAAGGGCGAGTTCGACGGAAAAGTCGAGAAGTTCTTCGAGGAAGCGGTGCTGCTCGATCAGCCGTACGTGCGCGACGACAGCAAATCGGTCGCGGATCTCATCACGTCGGCGGTCGGCGTCCTCGGCGAGAACATAAAGATCCGCAGGTTCGCCCGCTTCGACATCGGCGAGTCCTGA
- the frr gene encoding ribosome recycling factor: MKKAVEATQGEFAAIRTGRANASLLDHVVVEAYGTEMPLRHIANVSVPDARSIVIQPHDKSILGDVRKAIEKSDLGISPNVDGNVIRLGMPPLTEERRKDLVKLVHKRAEEGRVAVRNVRRDGHDHLKTAQKDSKITEDESRRANEQVQKLTDKHIADIDALVHNKEKEIMEV, encoded by the coding sequence ATGAAGAAAGCGGTCGAGGCCACGCAAGGCGAGTTCGCAGCGATCCGTACGGGGCGCGCGAACGCGTCGCTCCTCGATCACGTCGTCGTCGAGGCCTATGGCACGGAGATGCCGCTGCGCCATATCGCTAACGTCTCGGTGCCCGACGCGCGGAGCATCGTCATCCAGCCGCACGACAAGTCGATCCTCGGCGATGTCCGCAAAGCGATCGAGAAATCGGACCTGGGCATCTCGCCGAACGTCGACGGAAACGTCATCCGGCTCGGCATGCCGCCGCTGACCGAGGAGCGTCGCAAAGACCTCGTCAAGCTCGTCCACAAGCGCGCCGAAGAAGGTCGCGTCGCCGTGCGCAACGTCCGCCGCGATGGGCACGACCACCTCAAGACGGCGCAGAAAGATTCGAAGATCACGGAAGACGAGAGCCGCCGCGCGAACGAGCAGGTGCAAAAGCTCACCGACAAGCACATCGCGGATATCGACGCGCTCGTCCACAACAAAGAGAAGGAGATCATGGAGGTCTAG
- a CDS encoding YetF domain-containing protein yields the protein MWNLTEPWWEIPLRTALVYFSVLVGVRLAGKREIGQMTAFDLVLLLLLSNAVQNAMTGPDTSVVGGIEAAVTLFIVNAFIVYVAFRIPRVQKQLAGRATLLISNGQIITQNLHTELITQDELLAALREHGVESPAEVALAVLEVDGSISVVRRDDVEADTPEEPRFNRGKPARRPIRFLHARH from the coding sequence ATGTGGAACCTCACGGAGCCGTGGTGGGAGATCCCGCTGCGAACGGCGCTCGTCTATTTCTCGGTCCTCGTCGGCGTGCGGCTCGCCGGCAAGCGCGAGATAGGTCAGATGACGGCGTTCGATCTCGTCCTTCTTCTTCTGCTGAGCAACGCGGTCCAAAACGCGATGACCGGGCCGGATACGTCGGTCGTCGGCGGGATCGAGGCCGCAGTGACCCTTTTCATCGTCAATGCATTCATCGTGTATGTCGCTTTCCGCATCCCCCGCGTCCAGAAACAGCTCGCCGGTAGGGCGACGCTCCTCATCAGCAACGGCCAGATCATCACGCAGAATCTGCACACGGAGCTCATCACGCAAGACGAGCTTCTCGCGGCGTTGCGCGAGCACGGCGTCGAATCGCCGGCGGAGGTCGCGCTGGCCGTCCTCGAAGTCGACGGCAGCATCAGCGTCGTCCGGCGCGATGACGTCGAGGCCGACACACCGGAAGAGCCGCGTTTCAATCGCGGCAAGCCCGCCCGCCGACCGATCCGCTTCCTCCACGCCCGCCACTAA
- a CDS encoding ABC transporter ATP-binding protein, whose product MASHLVPAVAATGLTKRYGSLEAVRGISFAIAPSECFGFLGRNGAGKTTTMKMIYCRIARTSGTLDVLGLDAARSAREIKSRIGVVTQENALDQELTVMENLLVYGSFFGLRQAEAEKRARSLLAMMSLTGKERAKYKELSGGMRRRLVIARALVNEPELLVLDEPTTGLDPQARLMVWETLNGLRERGLTLIVTTHYMEEAARLCDRIAVMEEGLVFAEDTPAGLVQRFAAAEVLEVIAEPAHADVLARTDAFDGLVRRRERHGDVTYLYTDDNRALLARMAQAGLDSRRHVARAATLEDVFLNITGRELGE is encoded by the coding sequence ATGGCGTCGCATCTCGTCCCCGCCGTCGCCGCGACCGGTCTCACGAAGCGTTACGGCTCGCTCGAGGCCGTGCGCGGCATCTCGTTCGCGATCGCGCCGAGCGAGTGTTTCGGCTTCCTCGGCCGCAACGGCGCCGGCAAGACGACGACGATGAAGATGATCTACTGCCGCATCGCCCGCACTTCGGGGACGCTCGACGTGCTCGGCCTCGACGCGGCCAGGAGTGCGCGCGAGATCAAATCGCGCATCGGCGTCGTGACGCAAGAGAACGCGCTCGATCAAGAACTGACCGTGATGGAAAATCTCCTCGTCTACGGCTCGTTCTTCGGTCTGCGCCAAGCCGAGGCCGAAAAGCGCGCGCGCTCGCTGCTCGCCATGATGAGCCTCACTGGCAAAGAGCGGGCGAAGTACAAGGAGCTTTCGGGCGGTATGCGCCGCCGGCTGGTCATCGCCCGCGCGCTCGTCAACGAACCCGAACTGCTCGTCCTCGACGAACCGACGACGGGCCTCGACCCGCAAGCCCGCCTTATGGTCTGGGAAACGCTCAACGGGCTTCGCGAGCGCGGCCTGACGCTCATCGTCACGACGCATTATATGGAAGAAGCGGCGCGCCTATGCGACCGGATCGCCGTGATGGAAGAGGGGCTGGTCTTCGCCGAAGACACCCCGGCTGGGCTCGTCCAGCGCTTCGCAGCGGCGGAAGTCCTCGAGGTGATCGCCGAACCCGCGCACGCCGACGTGCTTGCGCGGACCGACGCCTTCGACGGGCTGGTCCGGCGACGCGAGCGGCACGGCGACGTCACCTACCTCTACACGGACGACAATCGAGCGCTGCTCGCGCGGATGGCGCAGGCCGGCCTCGACTCGCGGCGCCACGTCGCCCGCGCCGCGACGCTCGAAGACGTCTTTCTCAACATAACGGGCAGGGAGCTCGGCGAGTGA